The following is a genomic window from Neosynechococcus sphagnicola sy1.
TACTTAAACGACACTGACCTCCAGGGTCATGCCTGTGTTGTGTAACCGTTTGGCAAGCACATCACCGAGTCCAGTAGCCGGGGTTAGAACCCCACCGCGTTCTTGCCCTCCTGGTAACTCATCCCAATTCAAGGCTAAGCACAGTGCTGATTCGCAGAGAAATTTGACCGTAGCCCGATTCCCAGGATCGCCTTGATCCTGTATCAGCCCCCTGACTCGGCGTCCATCACTGGCAAAACCCAGCAGTTCACAGTGAAACCATCCCTGATTCATGGCCTGCTGCGAGGGGCCACTCCCCGGTTGGGGAAGTAGGGGTTGTAGCAGGTGGCGGCAGATCGTTTGTTGCATCATGCCTGAAAACAGAGCCATGCCAACAGTGACACCCTTAGCCTGAAGCCATGCCCAGGGGGGATTGAATTTCAGGTATTCCTGGTAGGTAAAGTCGGAGCCGTAGGGTGCCTGCCATTGGTCAAATAAGGCACAACTGCGACGTACAATGCGAGTATTCACGGGGCTCATAAAGAATGGACTCACCCAGGTATTGAGGTCTGGGTCATAGTGGGGACGCTCTGGATCTCGATTGCGCTCTATTTTCTCATTAGATTGGTCACCCGGTGGGTTGAGCAGAAAGGGATCACGCACCTGATCTGCTTGACCGGAGTCGTAGAGGTTAAACCCCGAAGCTAGCGTGCCGCCATTAAATCCACCAACCATCTGAAAATAGGCTTTCACCGCTTGGCAGGGAACTCCTAGTTCCTGCTGCATGTAGCGAACCACTAGATAGGTGCCCAGATCGGAAGGTACGGAATCAAAACCACAGCAGGGAATAATCCGGGTGCCGTCGGATGAAGCTTGCTGATGATAGCGATTTATCAAGCGCTTGACCCAGGGAGTTTCACCCGTAATATCCACATAATGAGTCTGAATCCGCACACAGGCATCAACGATGCCATCCCCATAGACCGCAAAGGGGCCAGCGATGTTCACTAAAATCCGGGTCTGGGAGACCATCTCATCGATCGCCCGTTGATCTTGGCTATCCGCGACGATGACATTCACTTCAATGCCGAGTTGGGATTTAACCGCTT
Proteins encoded in this region:
- a CDS encoding saccharopine dehydrogenase family protein → MANRRYDVVLYGATGFVGQQTVQYFAQHTHPGQVHWAIAGRNRQKLEAVKSQLGIEVNVIVADSQDQRAIDEMVSQTRILVNIAGPFAVYGDGIVDACVRIQTHYVDITGETPWVKRLINRYHQQASSDGTRIIPCCGFDSVPSDLGTYLVVRYMQQELGVPCQAVKAYFQMVGGFNGGTLASGFNLYDSGQADQVRDPFLLNPPGDQSNEKIERNRDPERPHYDPDLNTWVSPFFMSPVNTRIVRRSCALFDQWQAPYGSDFTYQEYLKFNPPWAWLQAKGVTVGMALFSGMMQQTICRHLLQPLLPQPGSGPSQQAMNQGWFHCELLGFASDGRRVRGLIQDQGDPGNRATVKFLCESALCLALNWDELPGGQERGGVLTPATGLGDVLAKRLHNTGMTLEVSVV